Part of the Microbacterium sp. Clip185 genome is shown below.
CCCCCGGTTCAGAGTCCGGCGACGAAGTCCTTGAGCCAGGGCCGCAGGTCCGGGCCGAGGTCGTCGCGATCGCTGGCGAGCTGGACGATCGCCTTGATGTAGTCGAGTTTGTCACCCGTGTCGTAGCGCCGGCCACGGAACACCACGCCGTACACGCCGCGCTCAGGATCCGTGGCGAGCTCCTGCAGCGCATCGGTGAGCTGGATCTCGCCGCCCTTGCCCGGCTCAGTGCGCTCGAGCACCTCGAAGACCTCCGGGCCGAGCACGTACCGGCCGATGATGGCGAGATTGGAGGGCGCATCCTCCTTCTTGGGCTTCTCGACGAGCCCGGTCACCTTGACGACGCCGTCTTCGTCGGTCTCCTCGACAGCGGCGACGCCGTAGAGGTGGATGTTCTCCGGGTCGACCTCCATGAGGGCGATGACCGCAGCGCCTCGCTTGTCGTACTCGGAGAGCATCTTCGACAGGAGCGGGTCGCGCTCGTCGATCAGATCGTCGCCCAGCAGCACCGCGAACGGGTGGTCTCCGACGTGCGCCTGCGCACGCAGCACCGCGTGCCCGAGCCCCTTCGGCTCACCCTGACGCACCATGTGAACGTCGGCAAGGTCGGAGGAATGCTCCACCTTCGCGAGCTTGCCGGTGTCGCCCTTCTCGCGCAGCTTCTGCTCCAGCTCCGGCATCGCGTCGAAGTGATTCGCGATGTTGTTCTTGTTGCGGCCGATGATGATCAGCACGTCCTGGATGCCGGCCTCGACCGCCTCTTCGACCACGTACTGGATCGCCGGCTTGTCGACGACGGGCAACATCTCCTTCGGCATGGCCTTCGTGGCGGGCAGGAATCGTGTTCCCAGACCCGCGGCGGGAATGACGGCCTTGAAGGGCTTGTGAGTCATGCCGCGATCCTATCGGCACGCCTCCGACGGTTGCGGTCCTTAGAATCATGTGCATGTCAGACGGTGACGATCGCAATGCAGTGGACGACGTCAAGCGCGCACTCCGCGCCGACCTGCGGGAGCGGCGGCAGACGCTGTCGGCCACCGCGCGGGAGAGCGCGGGCGCGGGAGTCCACCAGCAGCTCGACGCTCTGACGGCGGCGCACCACGTGACCTCGCTCTCCTGCTTCCTCTCCACCAACGCCGAACCCGACACGCGCGAGTTCGTGCGCGAGGCCGTGCGACGCGGCATCCGCGTCCTGCTGCCCGTCACCCGCGTGGACGGGCTGCTCGATTGGGCCGTCGCAACCGAGGACGGCGAGATCGCGGAGGGCCTGTTCGGTCTGCCCGAACCCGTCGGTGAGCTGCTGGGCCCCATCGCCGTCAACGACGTCGACCTGATGATCGTGCCCGCCGCCGCCGTCGATCGCCGCGGGATGCGGCTGGGATGGGGCCGCGGCTATTTCGACAAGACCATCGGCTCGATGCAGAAATGCCCGCCGGTATACGCGGTCGTCTACGACTCCGAGATCCTCGACGACGTCCCGACGGATGTGCACGACCAGCCCGTCGACGGCGTCGTCACCCCCACCCGCACCCTGACGCTGCGCACCCGCTGAGCGCCTGACCCCGGAGGCACCATGCCCACCTACGCCTATGCCTGCAAGTCCTGCGGACACCGCTTCGACACCGTGCAGTCCTTCTCCGACCCCGCACTGACCGAGTGCCCCTCATGCGGCGGCGAACTGCGCAAAGAGTACGGATCGATCGGCGTGACGTTCAACGGCTCCGGCTTCTACCGCACCGACTCGCGCGCCGGCGCACCGAGCTCGGCCTCGACCGGCACGTCGGGTGGAGACTCCGGCTCGTCCGGGGCATCATCGAGCACGGGGGCCACCGCTCCCGCCGCGCCCGCGGCTTCCTGACCGGCCTGGCGCCGGCGACATAAGGAGAGAATCGATGATCAAGGGTTTCAAGGAGTTCATCCTCCGCGGCAACGTGATCGACCTCGCGGTCGCTGTCGTCATCGGCGCGGCGTTCACCGCTGTCGTGAACGCGATCGTCGCGTCGATCATCACTCCGCTCATCGCCATCTTCTGGAAGGCCGACGAGAACGGCGTTCCCGGCATCGAGGTGCCCGACATCTACGGCGGCACGGTGACGTTCCCGATCGGCGGTCTCATCACCGCGATCGTGAGCTTCTTCGCCGTCGCGATCGTCGTCTACTTCGTGTTCGTCATGCCGATGAACCTGTGGAAGGCGCGCCAGGCTGCGCGGGCCGGCGTGCCGGAGCCCGAAGCGGCTCCCGCCCCCACCGAGCAGGAACTGCTGGTGCAGATCCGCGACCTGCTCGAACAGCAGAACAAGACCCACCCCTGACGCCTCAGTAGTGCGGGGGGACCTCGCGCCGCATCCGCTCGTCGTTCGGGCCCGCCTCGGACGCAGCGGATGCGGCGTCGTCGCGTGTGCTCTCGGGCTCTTCGACCGCGCCGGGCGCGGGCGTCAGCCGGGCGCGTCGCGCACCCGTCACACGGACGACGCGCTGGCGGTCGTCACTCGGCGACATCGATCGGCTGCGTACTGGCCTGCGGCGATGTGCCCGCCTCGATACCGAGCAGCGTCGCCACGCGCGCCGCGACCGCAGCGGGGTCGCTGTAAAGGTCGAAGGCGTGCACGCGCAGGTAGTGCCAGCCCAGGCGTCGAAGGATCTGGGGCCGCAGGCGGAGCGATTCGCGCAGCGACTCGGGACGCGTCTCCGGGTCACTCTCGACGACGACGGCCTTGCCGTCATGGCCCGCGACGAGCGGCAGTAGCCCGCGGTAGTCGAGATCGACCTTGATGCCCTTGGCTCGCAGCTCCCGAGCGAGGGCGCGGGTCAGCGGGTCGGCGAGGTCCTCGAGACGCGTCTCGCGCGCTCGCGCCGCCACTCCGCCGAGGATGCTCATGAGCGTCGCGGCGCCATGCTCGAGTCGGCCGTCCTCGAACGCGCTGGGACGGATGGAGGAGACGATCACCATCGAGCGACGCGCACGAGTCATTCCGACCGTGAGCAGTCGCTCTCCGTCAGCCGTGGACAGGTCGCCGAAATCGCTGAGGACGCGACCGTGCTTAGTCAGCCCGAACCCGAGCGAGAAGATCACACGATCGCGACTCTCCGCGACCGACTCCTCGAGGGTCAGCACGGCGAACGGCTCGGCCGTCTCGCGCGACACGAAGTCAGCCACGTCGGAGCGCCCCGCGAAGGCGACGTCCACGGCGGCACGGATGCGTTCGGCGTGCCGCCTGCTGGCGGTGACGACCATGAGGCTCTCACCGGATCGGTTGACCGCGTGCTCGGTCACAAGCGTGACGACGCGCGCGACCTCGGCGTCGGGGCTCTCGACGGCACCCGAGATGGGATCCGGTGTTCCCGTTCCGCCCTCGACGTAGTCGACGCTCAGGCTCCCTCGGCCAAGGTAAGCACCGGCCCAGGGCAGAGAGACGAGCTCGCCGCCGTAGAAGGCGTCATTCACGAGCTGCGCCAGGTCCTCGCCGCCGGCGCGGTAGCTGCGGGTCAGGGTGGCGACGTCGAGGAGCTCCGCCATCCGCTCGAACACCGACACCTCGTCGAACGGCTCGTCGAACTCGTCTGCGACCGCGCGCTCGCCCGCGCCGACCGCGAAGGGCGTCGGCTTCTGGGTGACGGGGTCGCCGAAGAGAACCACCTGCCGCGCGCGCCGCAGCGCCGGCGCCGCCTCCGCGAGACAGAGGGCGGCCGCATCCGCGATGATCACGACGTCGAACGGCGGGTGGTCGGGGATCTCGGGCACCTCGTAGGGCGAGGCGAGCCACACGGGCGCCAGCGTGCGCATGAGCGTCGGCGCTGCCCGCACGAGCTGCTCTGGGGCCGATACGCCGCCTTTGAGCGCCTGCTTGAGCGCCGCAGCCTCGTCGGCGTGGTCGACCAGCCCGATCTTCCACTGCGTCGCGAGCTGCGCCGCGAGGACGGGACCGGATGCGGCGGCATGCGCCTCGTCCACCAGCCGGAAGTCGCGCTCGAGGCGGTCCAGCACGGCGGTGTTCGCGCCGAGGAGCGCGCGGTCGGTGCGCAGCAGATGCTCCAGAGCGGACTGCCACCACGCGAACTCTAGCTCGGCCGCGACCTGGTCTTCCGGAGCGTGACGCACCGACAGCTCGGTGAGCAGGGGCGCGAGTCCCATGCGGTCGAGTTCCGTGCGCAATGTGGCACGCTCGACGAGGTTCTCGAAGTAGGCCGACTCGGCGGCGAGACCGGCCAGCACGCGCATCAGCTGCGCCACCGGCAGCGACGCGAGTCGGCTCGACTCACGCCGCCGCAGGATCTGGTCGAGTTCGCCGAGCTGCGCGTGCACCCGCTGCCAGGCGACATGCACGTCGGCGAGGCCGACGGGCACCTCGGGCACGACGCCGGCGTCGACCAGACGCTGCCAGTCGGCGCGCTGCTGCTGGATGCGCACGAGCGACTCGTACATGTCGCCGACGTGCACCCCGGGGCGCACGTACTCGCGCGACAGGCGCTTGAGGCGGCGCCGGTTCGCGCTGGACATATCCGCGGACTCACGCTTGGGAGCATGTGCCTGGATCAGCTCGACCAGCGGGCGCTCGAAGACGCTCGGGCTGAACTTGTCGAGGGTCTCGCGGATGCCCTGCAGCAGGCGCAGGTAGTCGCCGAGCTCGTCGATGGTGCGGAAGGGCCGCATCCGGGTCTGCGCGATCAGCTCGTATCCGCGCTCGAGCAGGCTCGGGACCTCTCGGCCGCTCAGCTTGCCGGCGAGTGCGTGCGCGGCGCGTGCAGACTCGGTGGTGTCGAAGCTCACGCCGTACCAGGGCGAGTCGTCGGGGCCGAAGCGGAACTCCCCCAGCTTCGCGGCGGCCACGAGCTTCGCCGCCGCCTGCGGCCGCGAATCGCGCAGAGCCTCGAGCGTGGCGATGTCGAAACGGGCGGTTGTCGATGGGGCCGGAGACAGCGCACTCAGCTCGGTCAATCGGCGCACGACCTGCAGAGCCGAGGCTCCGAGACTCGGGTGCGAGGCGGTCAACGCACCCCGGTAGTCGCGCAGGACCGTGCGCAGTCGCAGCAGCGCGTCGTCGATCTCGGCGACCTTGGGCGGCTGCGCCTTCTCGTTACGTCCGATCGCGCGGATGAGATCCCGGTGGAGGTGACGCGGCGTGACGGCGAGCGCGTCCAGGCCGATACCCGCGAGGCGATGGCGAACGCCGTCGAGGGTGGATCGGCGCGCGCTCACCACGAGCACACGTCGACCGCTCTGAACGAGGGCGCCGATCGCGTTGATGACGGTCTGCGTGCCACCGGTGCCGGGCAAGGTGTGCACCGCGAGCGAGTGTCCGGCGGCGATGCGCGCGAGCACGGCCTCCTGCTCCTCATCCGCATCCAGCAGGAGCGTGTCCGCAGCGGGGGTGCGCTCATCGGGGCTCGTGACGCGAGGAAGCGCGGGACGGACCGAGAGGCGCGCCCGCTCGTCGGGGTGGCCGGCGAGCGCGTTCAGAACCGGGTGGTCCAAGTCGGCCGTGTCGCGAGCCATGCCCGATCCGACGTCGACGAAGTTCGAGACGACCAGGCGCGGGACGACGGTGAAGGTCGGGATGTGGGTCGTGAGCGCCCGCAGGTGGTCGATCACGGGCTGCGGACGGAACACCGCACCGTCGTGAGCGAGGCCGGCGAGGGCTGCCGAGTCCAGGTGGATGCCGAAGTGCGTGCCCAGGGCGCGAACGAGCTCGGGGTTGACGACGAAGGAACCGTGGAGCTTGAGCTCGAAGTCGGTGTGGTGGCGACGGATCGCAAGGGGGCGCAGGAGCACCGGGGCTGTGCACATGATCCCGCCGATGCGCCATGAGGCCATGCCCACGGCGAGCGACACCGTCTCGAGGCCCCGTGCGGTGCGCAGTTCGACGTTCTTCGCGGTGATCCGCTCGGCCGCCATCCGTGCGGTGCGAAGAGCGACCTCGTCGCGGTAGAGGTTGGATAGGAGCGTCGAGCGGCCCGTCAGGAACTGCGGCAGGCTCCCCGGGTGCGCTTTATTGATGTCGACGCCGTGCTCGGGCGAGTCCTCATAGAAGAGGAGGGTCGAGCGCCCGCCCAGCAGGGCGGCCTGCGCGCGCAGGCGCGCACGTTCGGGGTCGGCCACGTGCGCGACGACGACGCCCGGCTCCGCGACGCCGAGGTCGCTCGGGCGCACCGGATTCGTCGCCTCGTCTGCACCAGAGATCATGGTGCCTTCTCCACGCCACACACGTGTCACCATAGGCGTGAGATGGGCGAGCGGGCCTCAACCACGGCCGAGTTTCGCCGGATTGGCGACACGCCGGACGGACCGGCCGTTCCTCCCCACGATCACCCGACCCGCGCGTTGTACGCCGGTCGGACGCTTTCCCCGCGGAAGGAGCGCGCGCACGATGAGGATGAGCACATGACTCCCACCGGCTTCCGCATCCATCCCACGCCGCTCGGCGACGCCCTCGTCCTCACGAGCGGCGTCGGCCTCATCGGCTTCGAGTTCCTCGCCGTCCCGCTCGGCTCCGCCATCGCCGCGTGGACCGAGCGTCTGGGTCGGGAGCCGGTGCCGATCGACGAGGATGCGGACGCTCTGCTGGCGCAGATCGACGAGTACTTCGAAGGGACGCGCACGGCGTTCGAGATCGAGCTGGACCTGAGTCTCGTGCGAGGCTTCGCCCGCGACGCCCTGGAGGCGGTCTCCCGCATCCCGTACGGCCAGACGGCCAGCTACGGCGAGATCGCGGTGGAGGCCGGCTCGCCGAGGGCACATCGCGCCGTCGGATCAGCGTGCGCCCACACACCGATCTCGCTCGTGATCCCCGCGCACCGCGTCATCCGTTCCGACGGCTCGATCGGCGAGTACGGGGGGCGCCCCGAGCACAAGCGCTACCTGCTCGATCTGGAGGCCGCGCATCGTCCGGCGGGCGTGTAGGCCGCCCGCCGGACGATGTCGCTAGTGGTCGACGGCCTTCTCGGCGCCGAACCCGGTGAGCGAGCGCACCTCCATCTCCGCGGCCTTCTTCCGATCCTCGGCACGGCGTGAGGTCACCGACCCCAGCCATCCGAGGAAGAAGCCCAACGGGATCGAAATGATGCCGGGGTTGTTGAGGGGCCAGATCGCGACACCCACGTCCTTGAACACGCTCGTGGGCGTGCCCCAGAACACGGGCGACAACACGATCAGCACGATCGCCGCCCCGAGGCCGCCGTACATGCTCCACACCGCACCGCGCGTCGTGAACTTGCGCCAGAACAGCGAGAACAGGATGGTGGGCAGGTTCGCCGATGCCGCGACGGCGAAGGCCAGGGCGACCAGGAACGCCACGTTCTGTCCCTGCACGCCGATGCCGCCGAGGATGGCCAGTACGCCGATCACGATGACCGTGCGTCGCGCGACCTTGACCTCGCCGTCCGGCGGCACGTTGCCCTTCTTCACGACGCTCGCGTAGATGTCGTGCGCGAACGATGCCGCCGCCGTGATCGTGAGGCCGGCGACGACCGCCAGGATCGTCGCGAACGCCACCGCGGAGATGAAGCCGAGCAGGACCGGACCACCCAGGTAGAGCGCGAGGAGAGGAGCCGCGGAGTTGACGCCGCCCGGCGCCGCCGCGATCGTCTCGGGCCCCACTAGCGCACCCGCGCCGTAGCCGAGCACGAGCGTGAGCAGATAGAAGAGGCCGATCAACCAGATCGCCCACACCACCGAGCGCCGCGCTTCCTTCGCGGTCGGCACCGTATAGAAGCGCATCAGCACGTGCGGCAGACCCGCCGTGCCGAGCACGAGCGCCAGGGCGAGGGAGATGAAGTCCCACGGGTTCTTGCCGTACTGCAGGCCCGGGCCGAGCACCGCGTCACCCTTCGGCGAGGCGGCCACCGCGCCCTCGAGCAGCGTGTTCAGGCTGAAGCCGTTGATCGCGAGCACCCAGACGGTCATCACGACAGCGCCGCCGATGAGGAGGAAGGCCTTCACGATCTGCACCCAGGTCGTGCCCTTCATCCCGCCGATGAGCACGTACACGATCATCAGCACACCGACCACCGCGACGACGATGGACTGCCCGATCTGGTCGCCGATACCCAGCAGCAGCGAGACGAGACCGCCGGCGCCCGCCATCTGTGCGAGCAGATAGAAGAAGCACACCGCCAGGGTCGTGATGGCTGCCGCCATCCGCACCGGCCGTTCCTTGAGGCGGAACGACAGGACATCGGCCATCGTGAAGCGGCCGGTGTTGCGCATGAGCTCGGCCACGAGCAGCAGCGCGACCAGCCACGCCACCAGGAAGCCGATCGAATAGAGGAACCCGTCGTAGCCGTTGATCGCGATGGCTCCGCAGATGCCGAGGAAGGATGCCGCCGACAGGTAGTCGCCGGCGATCGCGAATCCGTTCTGCGGTCCGGTGAACGAGCGTCCGGCGGCGTAGTAGTCGGCGGCGGTCTTGTTGTTGCGCGACGCGCGGATGACGATGAAGAGCGTCACCGCGACGAACGCCGCGAAGATGGAGATGTTCAGGACGGGATCGTTCTCGACCGTCTGCACGGCGGCGTGGATGGCTCCGAAGACCTCGTTCATCGCGCACCCGCCTCTCGCCGCTCCAGGTCCTCGCGGATCGCGCGTGACTGCGGATCCAGGCGCCGGTTGGCATAGGCGACGTAGGCCATCGTGATGGCGAACGTCGAGACGAACTGGCCGAGCCCGAGCAGCAGGCCGACGGTGATGTCACCCGAGACGCGGGTGGCCATGAAGTCCGCGGCGAACGACGAGAGAAGCACGTAGGCGAAGTACCAGAGCAGGAATGCGATCGCGAGAGGGAAGACGAAAGCTCGTTGTGCGCGTTTGAGGCGCTGGAACGGGGGTGATTCCTCCACCTCGATGTAGTCGATGCCCGCGCTGTCGGCAGCGCGATCGTGCGATTCAGTCATGTGGCCTCCTTGCCTCATGCCGCGGATGCGGGGTGTCCATCCGAGCCGTCGTCGCCTCTTCGCGGCGATGGTAGGGTCGACGCTACGAAAATCGGCAACGAGGCCGACACCCCCGGAAGTAGGTAGCACCTATGTCCCCCGGAACCACCAGTGACCTGCAGCTGATGACGCGCGCCGTGCACGATCTGGTCGCCCGCACACGCTTCCCCGTCGCCTTCGGCGGGCTCGTACGCGAGCACTCCGTGCACGTGAGTTCCATCGTCGGCGCGCGGGGCCGGACGATCGAGGGTCTCATCGTGCGCGAGCAGCGCGGACTCGGCGGACGGGCGCTCACCGAGAAGCGTCCGCGTCTCGCATTGGACTACCGGAGCGCGCGCGGGATCACCCACGACTACGACGGCCCCATCCTCGGCGAAGGCATCGCCACGCTCTTCGCGGTTCCCGTCGTCGCGGCCGGCCGCACCCGCGGGGTGCTGTACTGCGGGTCCTGGGGTCAGACGGCCGTGGACGACGTGACGGCGGCGCCGGCATTGAAGATCGCCGACGCCCTCGCGTCGGAGCTCCGCATCCGCGACGAGGTCGCCCGCCGTGTCGAGCGCGCGCAGGATGCGGCCCCGGAGAGCGCGTGGGATGCGGCGGCGCGCGAGCAGGTGCGGGAGAGCTTCGCCGAGCTGCGGGCGATCTCCGCCACGGTCAGCGACGCCGCGCTGCGCGAGCGCCTCGCCGCCGTCGAACGCCGACTCGCGGAGGTTGCGGCGGGCGATCGCGGCGCACCGTCGGCGCCGGTGCAGCTCTCGCCGCGCGAACTGGACGTGCTCGCGTGCGCCGCGCTCGGGTCGACCAATGCGCAGATCGCTCAGGAGCTCGCGCTGAAGGAGACGACCGTGAAGTCGTATCTCGCGGCGGCGATGGCGAAGCTGGAGGCCACGACGCGGCACGCCGCGGTGGCGAAGGCGCGCCGGGCGCGGCTCCTGCCCTGATCAACCTCGGATCTGTAGGGTGACGTCATGGCGCGCAGAATCGTCCACCAGCTCGTAGACGACCTCGACGACTCCGTTCTGGAGGTGGGCGAGGGCGAGACCGTTCTCTTCTCCCTCGACGGCATCGCTTACGAGATCGACCTGTCGGATGCGAACGCTGCGGCCCTGCGCGATGCGATGGCACCCTACGTGTCGGCGGCGCGCCGCATCTCTGGCCGGTCGACCGCGAGCATCAAGCCGCGTGCTCGGGCCACCTCCTCGACACGGGACCTCACCGCCATCCGCGAGTGGGCGAAGGCCAACGGCCACCAGGTTTCCGAGCGCGGACGCGTCGCCGCATCCGTCATCGACGCGTACGACGCCGCGCACTGACGCTGGTCACCCTCCGGGTGCACCGCGGTCCACGAGGTCGACACCCGCTGCGCGCAGGGCCTCGAACAAGCCTGCTCGGTCGCGGACGTCGTAGAAACGGAGCGGCGCCCAGCCACCCGTGGCGACTGTGGCCATGAAGTCCATGCCGGTGTTGCGGTACATCTCGTAGATGAGGCCAACCGCTGACCGGCGGCCCTCGACGTCCGCGTCGAAGTCGGCCTCGATACGGCCTGCCAGCCGGCGTCGGACACGTATCGCGCCCCTGTCTATGGCGCGAGACTCGACGGACCCGCCGCGTTCTACGATCGCGAATCGGTCGGTGACGACGTAGGTCGTGCGGTCGGCGAGTGCTCGCTTGACGAAGAACCGCCCCACCGCGAGGTACAACAGCAACGCCCAGAAGAAGCCAACGAGGATGAGCGCCGGCCATGGAACGCCATGGTCCACGACGCTCCTCGTTGCCACCGCGAAAAAAGCAATGCAACCGAGACTGAACGGTACCCAGAAGGCATCCGCGGCGGTGAAGAGCGCCGCGGCATCAGGCTCACCTCGCCACAGCACAGTCCCGTAGTCATACAGTCCGTCGGCGCGCTCCTCAGCCCGCTCATCCCCCATCGGCTCATCATGGCACGGGCGGATCGCCGCATCCGTCATCGAGGCGTACGACGCCGCGCACTGACGCGGCTATGCGCCGAGCTGCTGCCGCAGTTCAGCGTCGCCAGTGCCGGAGAACTCGACGATGCGCCCGCCGACCACCCGATACATCGCGAACTCCGCGACGTTCACATGACGACGTGTGGCGGAGATTCCGCGGTAGACGCCGGTGTGGGTTCCGCTGCCGCGCAGGTGTGCGGCGATGCGGTCGTCCTCGATCACGAGTTGGATGCGTCGCCACTGCCAATCCGGGAAGGCGTGGAACAGATCCGCGAGATCGTCGATCCACGCATCCCGCCCGCCGGGCAGGTGCGCGCGTCGCACGTCCGAATCGACCAGCGCGCGGACGGCGTCCAGGTCGTGACGGTTGCAGGCGTCGAGGTACTCGGCATGCCACTCGCGCAGTTCCCACGGCTCCATCCTCTCCATTATCGCGGGCGGTGTCGGCGGCGTCTCAGGGCACCGGTACGGTCGAGTCACAGCTGACCGGCAGAGGGCGGAGCGCATGACGGACAAGCAGGTGGCGGTCGTCGCGGGGGCGAGCGGGTTCGTGGGGCGCGAGATCGTGGCGGCACTGCGGGCCGACGGCTATGATGTGCGGCGCATCGGTCGTACCGAACACGTGGGGTGGAACGACCCGCGCGCCCTCGTGGACGCAGTCGACGACGCCGACCTTCTCATCAACCTCGCCGGCAAGTCCGTGAACTGCCGGTACACCCACGTCAACCGGAATGAGATCCTGCGCTCCCGCGTCGAGACCACGCGGGCCCTCCGCCATGCTGTGGCCGCAGCCGAGAACCCGCCTCCGCTGTGGTTGAACGCATCCACGGCGACGATCTACCGGCACGAGGAACAGCGTCCCAACGACGAGAGCTCCGGCATCCTCGGCGAGGGATTCTCGGTTGACGTCGCGCGGGAGTGGGAACGCGAGTTCTTCGCCGACGAGCTTCCCCGCACGCGCCGCGTGGCGCTGCGGATGGCCATCGTGCTCGGCGACGGCCCCGCGCCTGACATGCTGCGACGCCTCGCGCGTTGGGGACTGGGCGGGCCCCAGATCGACTCGCCCTGGTTCCCTCACCGTCGATACCGCGGCATCGGGGCGCATCCGACCGGCTCTTCGCGCTCCGGCTGGCACCGGACGCGTGGGCGGCAGAAGTTCAGCTGGATCCACATCGACGACGTGATCGGAGCCGTCCGGTGCCTCGCCGAGCACGAGGAGATCACGGGCGCCGTGAACCTCGCGAGCCCAGAACCGACCGACAACCGCACGCTCATGCGCGCGCTGCGCCGGAAGACCGGCATGCCGATCGGGCTGCCCGCATGGCGATGGATGCTGGAGCCCGCGATGTGGGTGCTGCGTACCGAACCGGAGCTCGTCCTCAAGAGCCGTTGGGTCGTTCCGGGCGTGCTCGACGCCGCCGGATACACCTTCCGCCGGCCGCATCTCGAGGATGCGATCTGAGGCAAGGCCGCCGCCCGCGCCGCATCGGATACGAGGAGTCAAAGCATGGTCTCGAGCTTCACCGTCGTCACCCGCGCTCAGGTGTCCGTCGAGCGACTGTTCGATCAGTCGCTGAGCATCGACGCGCACGTCGAGTCGATGGCACGTTCCGGTGAACGCGCGGTCGCCGGAGTCACGAGCGGCCTCATCGGTCTGGGCGAGACCGTCACCTGGAGCGCCCGGCACTTCGGCTGGCGCTTCCGGATGACCTCAAAGATCACCGCACTCGAACATCCCCGCCGCTTCGTCGACGAGCAGGTGCGCGGCCCGTTTCGCACCTTCCGTCATGAGCATCTCTTCGAGGTGCAGGGTGAGGAGACGGTGATGACCGATATTCTCACGATCGCGTCTCCCGTGTTCGGCCGGCTGGCCGAACGGTGGGTGCTGGTCCCATATCTGCAGCGACTCATCCGCCAGCGCAACGACGTGCTGGTGCGGGCAGCGGAAAGCTGATCGCACCGCCGGTCGCGGTGGGCCGGCACAATGGCAACGTGTACACCGAACTGGCGCTGCCCGATGGATCGGCGCTCTGGCGCTCGAGCGGCGGTGAAGGCGGTGCGGTGCCCGCTGACGGATGCGTCGACCTGATCCTGCTGGACGATGCGGTGTACGTCGCGGGTCCCTCCACGAGGTGGATCGCCACCGTCGCGGATGGGGAACGCGGGTCTTTCGGGCTGCGTCTGTCGCCGGGCCGGGCGCACGGGTTACTCTCCGTAGCACTGACCCTCCTGGCAGATCGACTCGTTCCCCTCGCCGAGACCGTGACCCCGGATGCGGCGCGTGGTCTCCGCGAGCGGATGGTCCGCTTCGGCGACGGCCCGCATCCCACCGCCGGCCTCGTCGAGATCGCCGGGCGTGCCGCCGAGGACAACCCATGGTCGCGTGCTGTCCACATGCGCGCGGAGCGCGCGGTTGCCGCTGGTCGCGTGGCTGAGGAGATGAACGAGAGCGAGCGCACCTTCCGCCGTCGGATGCGTGAGCGCTTCGGCTACGGCTACGCCACCCTGGTGCGCATCCAACGCGCGCGCCGCGCACAGCAGCTCCTGCAAACCGGCCACGCCCTCGCGGACGCCACCGCGGCTGCGGGCTACGCCGACCAGCCGCACCTCACGCGGGAGTTCCGCCGACTGGTGGGTGCGAGCCCCGCTCAGTTCGCGTCGAGCGCCGCGTAGAGATCGATGGAGTTGCCGTCGGGGTCCAGAAGAGTGGCGTACCGCTGGCCCCACGGCGCATCCCAGGGCGCGACGTGACCCGGGTAGCCCGCTGCCTCGAGCCGCGCGAAGACCGCATCCACCTCGGCCGGAGTCTCCTGTACGAAGGCGAGCGCGATGCGGTGGCCTCCGGCCGCGGGCTCGTATGCCGG
Proteins encoded:
- a CDS encoding methylated-DNA--[protein]-cysteine S-methyltransferase → MTPTGFRIHPTPLGDALVLTSGVGLIGFEFLAVPLGSAIAAWTERLGREPVPIDEDADALLAQIDEYFEGTRTAFEIELDLSLVRGFARDALEAVSRIPYGQTASYGEIAVEAGSPRAHRAVGSACAHTPISLVIPAHRVIRSDGSIGEYGGRPEHKRYLLDLEAAHRPAGV
- a CDS encoding solute symporter family protein; this encodes MNEVFGAIHAAVQTVENDPVLNISIFAAFVAVTLFIVIRASRNNKTAADYYAAGRSFTGPQNGFAIAGDYLSAASFLGICGAIAINGYDGFLYSIGFLVAWLVALLLVAELMRNTGRFTMADVLSFRLKERPVRMAAAITTLAVCFFYLLAQMAGAGGLVSLLLGIGDQIGQSIVVAVVGVLMIVYVLIGGMKGTTWVQIVKAFLLIGGAVVMTVWVLAINGFSLNTLLEGAVAASPKGDAVLGPGLQYGKNPWDFISLALALVLGTAGLPHVLMRFYTVPTAKEARRSVVWAIWLIGLFYLLTLVLGYGAGALVGPETIAAAPGGVNSAAPLLALYLGGPVLLGFISAVAFATILAVVAGLTITAAASFAHDIYASVVKKGNVPPDGEVKVARRTVIVIGVLAILGGIGVQGQNVAFLVALAFAVAASANLPTILFSLFWRKFTTRGAVWSMYGGLGAAIVLIVLSPVFWGTPTSVFKDVGVAIWPLNNPGIISIPLGFFLGWLGSVTSRRAEDRKKAAEMEVRSLTGFGAEKAVDH
- a CDS encoding DUF485 domain-containing protein: MTESHDRAADSAGIDYIEVEESPPFQRLKRAQRAFVFPLAIAFLLWYFAYVLLSSFAADFMATRVSGDITVGLLLGLGQFVSTFAITMAYVAYANRRLDPQSRAIREDLERREAGAR
- a CDS encoding LuxR C-terminal-related transcriptional regulator, whose translation is MSPGTTSDLQLMTRAVHDLVARTRFPVAFGGLVREHSVHVSSIVGARGRTIEGLIVREQRGLGGRALTEKRPRLALDYRSARGITHDYDGPILGEGIATLFAVPVVAAGRTRGVLYCGSWGQTAVDDVTAAPALKIADALASELRIRDEVARRVERAQDAAPESAWDAAAREQVRESFAELRAISATVSDAALRERLAAVERRLAEVAAGDRGAPSAPVQLSPRELDVLACAALGSTNAQIAQELALKETTVKSYLAAAMAKLEATTRHAAVAKARRARLLP
- a CDS encoding histone-like nucleoid-structuring protein Lsr2 translates to MARRIVHQLVDDLDDSVLEVGEGETVLFSLDGIAYEIDLSDANAAALRDAMAPYVSAARRISGRSTASIKPRARATSSTRDLTAIREWAKANGHQVSERGRVAASVIDAYDAAH
- a CDS encoding ester cyclase, translated to MEPWELREWHAEYLDACNRHDLDAVRALVDSDVRRAHLPGGRDAWIDDLADLFHAFPDWQWRRIQLVIEDDRIAAHLRGSGTHTGVYRGISATRRHVNVAEFAMYRVVGGRIVEFSGTGDAELRQQLGA
- a CDS encoding epimerase, which encodes MTDKQVAVVAGASGFVGREIVAALRADGYDVRRIGRTEHVGWNDPRALVDAVDDADLLINLAGKSVNCRYTHVNRNEILRSRVETTRALRHAVAAAENPPPLWLNASTATIYRHEEQRPNDESSGILGEGFSVDVAREWEREFFADELPRTRRVALRMAIVLGDGPAPDMLRRLARWGLGGPQIDSPWFPHRRYRGIGAHPTGSSRSGWHRTRGRQKFSWIHIDDVIGAVRCLAEHEEITGAVNLASPEPTDNRTLMRALRRKTGMPIGLPAWRWMLEPAMWVLRTEPELVLKSRWVVPGVLDAAGYTFRRPHLEDAI
- a CDS encoding SRPBCC family protein produces the protein MVSSFTVVTRAQVSVERLFDQSLSIDAHVESMARSGERAVAGVTSGLIGLGETVTWSARHFGWRFRMTSKITALEHPRRFVDEQVRGPFRTFRHEHLFEVQGEETVMTDILTIASPVFGRLAERWVLVPYLQRLIRQRNDVLVRAAES
- a CDS encoding helix-turn-helix domain-containing protein — encoded protein: MRERFGYGYATLVRIQRARRAQQLLQTGHALADATAAAGYADQPHLTREFRRLVGASPAQFASSAA